In one Agathobacter rectalis ATCC 33656 genomic region, the following are encoded:
- a CDS encoding TnpV protein: MSELKPRITENGIDYILVGDYYIPDLKLPEEHRPIGKYGRLHREYLREVHPARLNTLILTGELWTYLAGLNEQAQERLDTIMEQMKAADGVTEELKRTHQMEWVQRCNNIHNRAEEIILQEMIYS; this comes from the coding sequence ATGAGCGAATTGAAACCAAGAATAACAGAAAACGGAATTGATTATATCCTTGTTGGGGATTACTACATCCCGGATTTGAAGCTACCGGAAGAACACCGCCCCATTGGAAAGTATGGACGGCTACACCGGGAATATTTAAGAGAAGTCCACCCAGCCAGATTGAACACATTGATATTGACCGGAGAGCTATGGACATATCTTGCAGGCCTGAACGAACAGGCACAGGAACGGTTAGACACCATCATGGAGCAGATGAAGGCTGCCGATGGTGTGACCGAGGAATTGAAGCGTACCCATCAAATGGAATGGGTGCAGCGTTGCAATAACATTCACAACCGGGCAGAAGAAATTATTTTGCAAGAGATGATTTATTCATAA
- a CDS encoding helix-turn-helix domain-containing protein, giving the protein MHISYKPLWHTLLERDMRKEDLRLAAGMTTNMIANMSKEGKHISMDTLARICETLNCEITDVIELVPDEPASTGGKEHERIETKNNRKRN; this is encoded by the coding sequence ATGCACATCAGCTATAAACCACTCTGGCATACACTGTTAGAGCGTGATATGAGAAAAGAAGATTTAAGGCTTGCCGCCGGTATGACAACGAATATGATTGCCAACATGAGCAAAGAAGGAAAGCACATCAGTATGGACACATTAGCCCGTATCTGCGAAACGCTGAATTGTGAGATTACCGATGTGATTGAGTTAGTACCAGACGAGCCTGCTTCCACAGGAGGTAAGGAACATGAGCGAATTGAAACCAAGAATAACAGAAAACGGAATTGA
- a CDS encoding Maff2 family mobile element protein — protein sequence MEFFNQAIDILKILVMALGAGLAVWGVINLLEGYGSDNPAAKSQGIKQFMAN from the coding sequence ATGGAATTTTTCAATCAGGCAATCGACATTCTCAAAATTCTGGTCATGGCTCTTGGCGCCGGTCTGGCGGTGTGGGGCGTCATCAACCTTCTGGAAGGTTACGGGTCGGACAACCCTGCGGCAAAAAGCCAGGGCATTAAGCAGTTCATGGCTAATTAA